The stretch of DNA aaccaaaccaaacactTGAGTATTCCAGCGAACGAACACAATAAAAGCAATGCATTTCTTCTTTCAAGACAAGAGATTACACTAAAAGCAATGTCTTCCTATCATATTTCCATGACTGCATCTTATTcatcttaacaaaaaaaaaaaaaaaaaaaaaaaacctcatggGATAAATGATCAAACAGGGTGTATAGTGAAGCTGTCTTTtacttcctttcttctttctccttttctagTAAGAAATTGATGAAGCTTATGCTGAAAGCCCCCCCGCCTCCCCGCGGAAGCTCACCTGAACATGGTACTCAATTTCATAGATAAACTACTGACTTCATTAGTCGACTTTCAGCAGATATCTTTAACTCAATATTAGTTTAGCTACGTCAGAGAAATATCCGAGCAATGTCCAGTTCAATATATCATCCGGCAAGTAGACgtttctcttcctcctcaaGTCTAATCAACCATTTTAGGCCAAGATCACATCCAGCTGTTGCTGCAATCTGGAACTGTTCTTTGGCCATCTCTACGGGATCCATCACAGGGCTCTCCGCACTCTTCCTTGCTTTGGCAGAGGAACTCCTCCTCAAACCGAATTTCATAAGAGATTCAGGGACTTGAACACCTAATCCATGCCAGCATGCCATTGAACttaaatttttcaaagagatGAAGATTATCTATTTTGGATAGTAGCGAACCACCATTGAATGCCTgaaagatttttcaaaagggggaaagaaaaggaaggcCCCAGCCACTGCCACCACTCAGGGGGAGTAGGGTATGCACTGTGAAGGCATCAAACAGAAACCAATGTCTTATTCTTTTCTAAGAAactaaatttatcatttttaatttgaatagtCTTCCAATAACTCCCCCTCCCGCAATTGTCAACTGTATTCAATAATCAACAAGTCCACATATGAGGTGTCATCCACAATCCAATAATTGTCGACAACAAAAGGGTCTCATAATTTATCTTCACCCACTAGTAGATGCAAACATAAAATCAACTATGAACAATAATTCCAATCTTAAAAGAAATCTGTAGATAATGGAATTCATTGAAGATAAATTTTCGGAAATCTTAAGAGTGCCATGATTAACATAATGTGTGAAGCATGGGTGGGAAGAGCTAACCTCTAAGTAAAAGGGATCCATATGCTATGGCAGCACCAGAATGTCCCTGCACATATGTGAAGTATAAAACTGAGACTAGTTCAACATTGTTGTTCGAGTATTAAACCATACATATAGGTTCTATAATAACAAGATCTCGTGTATATGGTGTAATGTTTTGCATATTCTATTATTTGCTTAAAAAACAATGAAAGGATATTATGCATCCACTCGTACAGATACTAGTCTCCTTTGGGTGAAAAAAGATAGATACAGCTTCTGAAAAGTTTGTATATTTTCTGACTTCtaataaatttctaaacaaattgCATAACACACACCGATCATCAATTtagaagtaagaaaaaaaaaattatactgcCATCCCCAATTACTGCACCCTTTAGCAATCACATCTCCAAACTACAATTTAGGCACAACAACCCCCTAAATCAAACTCTGGGCATCAGTTTGCTCCATTCATTAATTTTACACAAATTCAGATGGAAAACATGAGTTAACCCACGAGATGGATTTGGGGGTTCCTTAGTTTGATCCATTGAGGTTCTTCTGCCACCATACTTTAGCTCGGTTTTGGTCACATTGTGGCTGGAACTCCACTTCAAAggtggcctcgtttgttttcacaagtattctcatcttatctcatttaatcattacaactttctcaaattcccacacaaaataaaataaacaattcaactttttcaaatctcaaaacaaaaataatattagaaaatatattctaataatattttattcaactttaaacttttatctcaactcatctcatatcatctcatttgcgaaaacaaTCCAGGCTATATCTATCTACTTGCCAATGCTTACCTCTCCAACATGCAGGGACCAAGTCCCAAATGTTAAGCCGATTGTGGAACATTATAAGATTGAGTGGAGTGTGAAGAATACTTGGATGCAGAAAATTTGGTGCCAGAAAAGAAACTGCAAGGCTTATGCAAAGATTTTTGGATTTGGAACACGATGGGAGCAGGGGGAGAAATAAGGATACAAGTACGTAAAAAGATTTGTCAGCTGGCAATAAAGAAAGGTGCATACGACCCTCATGTTAATGCTCTTGTAAGTAAGGTCTCAAATtgttacaagttttttttttttttttgataattctCAAATTGTTACAAGTAATGGGCACATTTCTCAAATTTGGAATTGGTGATTGTTGTTGGTGGGTACTACTATAATGGTAGATTTGGCACTGTGGGATGCGAAGAGTGCTATTTTTTCTTCTGGACCTGGTGGCATCCACCCAAGAAGGGGAATAAAAACCTTTTGACCGTTGCACAGAAGACAAGTCCATgtggaagaatttttttttaatcaaataaatcaacaaaCAGAAAAGGAAATCACTCAGACGAAAATTTGGTCATTTAAGTTGGTAAAATGCAGGTGTATGGCACATGAAGTATTGTTTGTTCATTTTACTATgtggttaattatattttccttACATAAAATATCACACGTTCTGATGCATGCCTATAAACTTTTACTTGTGCAATAGAACCCCatttagaagtttttttttttataagtaaaccaGTTTGCCTCCATAAAAAAGCATCATTAATTTAGACATAAATGCCCTTAACATTAAACTATATGTTTTATGGTGCatgaaagttaattttttttccttctacaAATACTTATATTTGAGTTGATGTAGATTTTCAGTAGAAGAAACTAAAACAGAAACTTCAAATTGGGCTTCATGATGCATCGAGTTGAAATTTATGCAGGTGAGAATGTGATAATAGTTCATGGGAGCAAAGCGTAATTGCCCTTTTTAACACCAGAGTCTAAAGAAGGGGACAGAGTGAAGCAAAAACATCCATTTATAGTGCAAAGTGCTAAAACTTTTACTTACTTTGAAGTTGTTATTGCAAAATGAGCAGTAGTTGGGATGGTAAAgtatatttttcctaaaaattaaacaaacagCATAGCGTGAAGTGATTGTGACTTGCattcaatgaaatgaaatgaaacatcAATGAGAAGTTTGTTCAATAAGTTTAATCAATTAccattctttttcttcaaaattgtgTGCTGCAACCCTTCTCCATTATATCCAGAgatcccttttttatttttataagttccCTAAACTCAATTCTAAAAAACCCTCAAACTAGCCATCCATTGTGTAGCTGTAGCTCCCAAACCACCCCAAAATACTAAACATTATTATCAGGTCATTTTTAGCAGTGTAGGAAGAGCCACCTAAGcccaaactttttcttctagttTACTCTCCAACTCATACCCTTACTTTACACCATCAGAAGCCCTGAACTCTCTCATACTTTTCATCCCTTTTCCCATCATGATCCTGGCCCTATCCCATGCCAAATCCTAACACAACCTGCTGTCCAGAATATCAACATCGGATTTGTTATCACACTGTTTAGGCTGTATCACTCAGTCTACTAGTTTCATATATAACACAAAGGAAAATGCTACACATACAACCCTTTTCACAACCCTTTACATAACCCTATTTTAAATGagggcatttttgtaaaataacttataaaagtacTATTGTTTTACAGAAATACCCtcaatttaaaacatggttgtaTAAAGGATTGTACGTGTATCATCACTCATATACAAAATCCTGTACAGACCAAAGAAAGGCTGTTCGGGCGAAACAAATGCAAACTTACCTTCCCAAAAAATTCAGATAGCCGAATAGCATCTGATTTGACTAATTCATCTAGCTCCATAACAAAGCATGCCAGTTTTGACAAAACAACCCGAATGACTAAATTGCCAACCAATTTCTactttaaaatcttatataaacctttgtacaatttttttttttttttttttataagtaataagagaattgtacaattttaatttcaacggTCCAAAGTCCAAGAACAAGTTGTCACTTATTCACATTTCAACTACTTCCTTGCTACCCTAATCAGATTTTCTCACCAAATAGATGGTTTCACCCACTTAAATATCCTCTACGATAGTCTATTGAAAAGTGACCAATCTATAGGAACAAAGTCCATTACCTTCTCTGATGCCCGATGAAAACACCATAATGCTGAGGCAATATCTTTTCTCACACAGTCCCCTGTTAAATATACAGCACCAAGAAGGTAAAGAGCACCTGGATGCAACTAGAACATAGCAAGCTGTATTAAATTTTTGAAGCAAAATCcgaaaacatcaacaaaatcaatcTTCCTTCTGAAAACAAACCTGGTCAACCGCCTTTTCCAAATAATAGAATGCTTGTTGATCCGATTGGACATGATTGTTCTATCGAAAAAACAGGCCAAATAACATCAGCAAAAGCATTTTGAAACTCAACTAAGTCAAACAAATATCAAATCTCAACTTATTAGGAGCAACTATGATCACTTTCATTAAAACATCAAGAGGCTCAACTATATCCCTCTTGTTGCAGTTCACATCTCTAAATTAAAATTGCTTAACATATATTACGTCCAGTACAAAGTGCAGGCAGCCTAACCTCAACTCTCAGACGACAACCCAATTCATACTGTGCATCTGGATCACCCATATCTGCAGCTTCAACTAACAAAGCAGCCCCTCTGTTATGAAATCAAATGGCATCAGTGATgcatatttaaatactagtaATTGGTAACAAGCACATAAAGAAAGTGCACCACACAACACCACATagataaagaaacaaaaggaaaaaaatatagttgATCCAGATAATAAAACTTAAGAAACTGAATTAgttaaagtaaagaaaaaaattaattaattaatctctCATCTCAGCTTGACAGCACAGCCTGAATATCTTTGTGCTGGTTTCCAGTTCtcttttaaacttaaaaaaaaaaaaggtattcgAGAATATACATACAATCACTTTGGGGTAACTATAATTTCAGCTTTCAATAACATAAGACATGAATATTCTTAATAAATTACTGAAAATTTGGTTCAAGTGAAGTCAGGTTGCAAACCCGAGAACTGAACCAAACCATTAGGATTCAAGTTTTCAGAGTTGcaatcaaaacaaattaatcaAAAACTGAAATTGGTCTGTTTGGTTAGGTCTACAAGCACCCAACAACCAAGCAGATAACCATaacttattttctcttttatgcATAAGTAGGCGCCCTACAACACATTATTGCACAATGATGTTAGCTATGAACACCATCATCAGGAAGTAGACAAGAAGAACGAAGAAAAAGATGACTTAGGAAACATTGCCAGTTCACTTACATAGCTTTGCATGCCCCTGGGACATGGTATTTCAAATGCAATTTGGACAGCCAATATCTGGCATGAGTATTTGAGTTGTCAGCCTCTAGAGCCAACTCAAAGTTCTCCTTTGCAGCCTGAAATTGAACTCGAAAGGTATAGAAAATAAGCACAATTGCCAGACCAGCTTAGAAAGCATCCCTTATGTCAAccacaagaaaaatagaaagaagaaaaaacaggtATAGTTAAAATCAGAATTACATAAGTTTGAAAAGGATCAACCAGCATTTCTGCACATAATAAAAAGGCAATAATCTTACACTTGTATTACTCATTTGTATGATTAAGTTCTGTATacatgtgataccccatatgataaggatagaTTATAAGGATAagtgtaggtggtgtatgggatcccaaattgcttgggaatgagaagtttttgctctttataaggttccaatggagctccaattgtatcattgaatagtccttttggagtataggtcatgtggtttgagcctttcattagagcgttacaaatggtatcagaatcTATcctaaccagaaatgtgggacttgagccatgccacctataATGGACTGGCCCAACGATGACATCGGAAATTTAAGGAgaggagattgtgataccccaaaTGATAAGGATAGATTATAAGGATAAGGTTGTGTATAGGATCtcatattgcttgggaatgagaagttcttactctttataaggtttcaatggggatccaattgtatcattgactagtccttttggaatataggccaTGTAGTTTGGGCCTTTCATTGGAGCCTTATAATACACCTTAGTCAAACAACATCAAAGCAGCTAAGTTGACAAATCAGCCTAAAGATTCCAAATTAGGAGGGTCTTAGAGCACTTGCATTGGCTTAGCCAAATGCCAGTCCAGCTCTTAATTTAGCTAATGTGGTCATAAATTGgactacattggattagccaactTAAAGCCATCCAGCCCATGAGCTATAGTAACACCATCCCAGTCAACAAATATGACTTGCTACTGTAGCAAGgtcatataattttatatcatatttccTCAAACCCTACTTCGTCTAGCCAGTTTCTTTTCCACACGACAAGCCTTCTCCTTTTTTCTCTCCAGCTCCTCTCCGTCGCCAACTCCTCTGTGTCACCAGCTCCTTTTCCTTGGCACTGCTCACAGGTTTTgtttcttctccctctcttttctcttcggTTTTGTGTTTTCGGTTTTGTGTTTTTGGGCGAAATTTGTGTTGGGTGATATTTGTGCAAGAATACTGGAAAATTTGTGTTGGGTGAAATTCTTATGAATGATTCTCTTACTGTGTTCTTGAAATTCATGTTCTTGCTTTGTGCAAGAAAATGGCTCCTAAGCATGTCGACGGGATGGAGTTTGGTTTGGCTCTTGAGCATGTCGGCAGGATGAACTTTTTGTTGAGCGAAATTCCACTTGATGCCATTAGATTTCTCTACAGAGCATATCCATGCTAGATACGGAAAATCAAATGGTTATGACATGAAATTTTCACATTTCCTTTCAAACCAGACAAGCAACAACAGAATCACATCATTTAAGGCTCTAAGTTTTCTGTTCTTATTTTCAAGATTTCCTAGcacttttcccttttccttGTTAGTTGAATCTCTTATATACTTGTATACTGGGGTAACACCTTTGTTTATGtcttaaaaaaatcttcatctttcttataaaaaaaaaaaagttatcaagGACAGtcaatctaaaacattaaaggTGCTTTTTAAGTAACATGAAGCAGGGCCAAATATGGGGGTtgatagtatttttaattagaCTTACATGTGTTTTCAACAtttataaaagaacaacatGTGTGTtttcaacattaaaaaaaaacagatctTACACTACTATTtgtaatcatttttttcttggcatATTCATAAGATTCTTTGTTGTGAACTTATGTACCTCCAGTTATTAACCCTATTGTATGCTGCTTGAATTATAATGTTAAAAAGCATAGGAAAAAGCTTCAATAGTTTGCTGCTGGAATTGTCAATGTCATGTTGTATTGCTGTTGGAACTCTTGTGATAGATATTGTGACAGATGTTTTGCTGTGGTTCCATTTATGTTTTGCTGGTTATATTGCGACAGCAATGTAAAATCCATTGCTGTGGCTGTGTTTTTGCTGtatattgtgtttttgttggtTCCCTTTTGTGGGATTCTAGTTGCAGTTGGGTAGAGATTTCTAGAGATCAATCAGGTGCTTTGTGAGGccaagagagagggagaagataTTGTGTTGGTGGAGAGGAGCTCTCATTAAAGCTTTAAGCTTTGAGATGATgcattaaaaaagtattttaaaaaaatgcattaaaaaataataataacattttattattgtaGATAGTGAgatagctaatccaatgtggagttcAAGTTTTGAGGAATGTCAGTTTCATTAGGGAGGCACATTATTGGGAGGTGGGTGTCCTTGTTGAGTTCTTTAACTTGTTATACACCGTTGGACCTGTTAAAAAATGGTGGATAACTTGGTTTGGTCGCCTTCCAGTAaaggaaaactttttttttttcgctctTTCTATGAGGTTCTCACTACTCAAGCTAGTAATCACTTTTCTGGCGGAGTAAAGAGgctgctttttttgtttggagtgcATCCTTAGGGAAGATTCTGACCATTGACAGTCTAAGCAAACGTGGGCTTATCCTCATTGACTGGTGCTATATGTGCAGAAATAGCAGTGAAACAATGGATCATttacttctacattgtgagtttgCAAGGGCCTCATGGAATTAATTTTTCAGCAAAGTGAAattagcatgggttatgccagCGAGGGTGGTTGACCTACTAGCTAGTTGGAGAGGGATCACGGAGACTCCAC from Juglans microcarpa x Juglans regia isolate MS1-56 chromosome 3S, Jm3101_v1.0, whole genome shotgun sequence encodes:
- the LOC121258048 gene encoding uncharacterized protein LOC121258048 isoform X2, whose translation is MLKSQTKLHPVDMLRSHFLAQSKNMNFKNTAAKENFELALEADNSNTHARYWLSKLHLKYHVPGACKAIGAALLVEAADMGDPDAQYELGCRLRVENNHVQSDQQAFYYLEKAVDQLHPGALYLLGAVYLTGDCVRKDIASALWCFHRASEKGHSGAAIAYGSLLLRGVQVPESLMKFGLRRSSSAKARKSAESPVMDPVEMAKEQFQIAATAGCDLGLKWLIRLEEEEKRLLAG
- the LOC121258048 gene encoding uncharacterized protein LOC121258048 isoform X1; translation: MLRLLFKNPILKGSALPPLRFNQQRELHSRNKKAMELIAKGWSALKEVDRVIDYSDLKDHRLIPLLRAAKENFELALEADNSNTHARYWLSKLHLKYHVPGACKAIGAALLVEAADMGDPDAQYELGCRLRVENNHVQSDQQAFYYLEKAVDQLHPGALYLLGAVYLTGDCVRKDIASALWCFHRASEKGHSGAAIAYGSLLLRGVQVPESLMKFGLRRSSSAKARKSAESPVMDPVEMAKEQFQIAATAGCDLGLKWLIRLEEEEKRLLAG